Proteins encoded in a region of the Tripterygium wilfordii isolate XIE 37 chromosome 21, ASM1340144v1, whole genome shotgun sequence genome:
- the LOC119989045 gene encoding ADP-ribosylation factor GTPase-activating protein AGD5-like isoform X2, protein MGNEKSNSYWEAELPPNYDRVGIENFIRAKYEEKRWVSKDGKPNSLPRGQDERASVHSQRPGERSGHGYASNPENSYEERKNLHTPNVKDSVPATKISMPAPPRGPNQVAPVSKPQQAVETTDSLVAPAEVTKKAADAASAVSHPKVDLATDLFNMLSFDSPSENGSEAAPTDDNSWAGFQSASAEDASPAENASPAKAVENNTRSTSAIEDLFKDTPLFTTTPVAEKPQKDVKNDIMSLFEKSNMVSPFSLHQQQLAMLAQQQSLLMAAAAKSAVGDPKLSGKIQQPGSNGVNMPTQNWPNIGYQIPGMMMPVGGTAELQKLMQASNMGQAYSTGTSVELPTSSFYSMGQVTQSNVVGNNAVNATQPAPPILSASPSPSQSAKDYDFSSLTQGFFSKH, encoded by the exons ATGGGAAATGAAAAGTCAAATAGTTATTGGGAAGCAGAGTTACCCCCAAACTATGACAGAGTAGGGATTGAGAATTTCATCCGTGCAAA GTATGAAGAGAAGAGATGGGTTTCCAAAGATGGGAAGCCAAACTCCCTGCCTAGAGGGCAGGACGAAAGGGCTTCAGTGCATTCGCAGAGACCTGGGGAAAGAAGTGGGCATGGGTATGCCAGCAATCCAGAAAATTCGTATGAGGAAAGAAAAAACCTTCACACTCCAAATGTAAAAGACAGTGTTCCTGCTACAAAAATTAGCATGCCTGCACCTCCCAGGGGACCCAATCAG GTTGCTCCTGTATCAAAGCCTCAACAAGCTGTTGAGACAACAGATTCACTAGTGGCTCCAGCCGAGGTGACAAAGAAGGCTGCAGATGCTGCTTCAGCTGTCTCTCACCCTAAAGTTGACTTAGCTACTGACCTTTTCAACATGCTTTCCTTTGATAGTCCTAGTGAAAATGGCTCAGAGGCTGCTCCAACGGATGATAATTCTTGGGCAGGCTTTCAGT CTGCCTCTGCTGAAGATGCATCACCTGCTGAAAATGCTAGTCCAGCTAAAGCAGTTGAGAATAATACCCGGTCAACATCTGCAATTGAGGATCTATTTAAAGATACACCACTATTTACAACTACACCAGTTGCAGAGAAACCCCAAAAAGATGTGAAAAATGATATTATGAGCCTTTTCGAGAAG TCGAATATGGTGTCACCTTTTTCCCTGCATCAACAACAACTTGCTATGCTGGCACAGCAACAGTCCCTTCTCATGGCCGCTGCAGCGAAATCTGCTGTTGGGGACCCGAAACTCTCTGGAAAAATTCAACAACCTGGATCCAATGGTGTCAATATGCCTACTCAAAATTGGCCAAACATTGGCTACCAAATTCCTGGAATGATGATGCCAGTAGGTGGAACTGCTGAACTTCAGAAACTTATGCAG GCAAGTAACATGGGACAGGCATATTCAACGGGGACTTCTGTCGAATTACCAACGTCCAG CTTTTACTCTATGGGCCAAGTAACACAAAGTAATGTTGTGGGAAATAATGCAGTCAATGCGACTCAACCAGCACCACCAATACTATCtgcatctccatctccatcacaGTCGGCGAAGGATTATGATTTTTCCTCATTGACACAAGGGTTCTTTTCAAAGCACTGA
- the LOC119989045 gene encoding ADP-ribosylation factor GTPase-activating protein AGD5-like isoform X1 produces the protein MNEKANVSKELNGRHRKILEGLLKLPENRECADCKTKGPRWASVNLGIFICMQCSGVHRSLGVHISKVRSATLDTWLPEQVAFIQSMGNEKSNSYWEAELPPNYDRVGIENFIRAKYEEKRWVSKDGKPNSLPRGQDERASVHSQRPGERSGHGYASNPENSYEERKNLHTPNVKDSVPATKISMPAPPRGPNQVAPVSKPQQAVETTDSLVAPAEVTKKAADAASAVSHPKVDLATDLFNMLSFDSPSENGSEAAPTDDNSWAGFQSASAEDASPAENASPAKAVENNTRSTSAIEDLFKDTPLFTTTPVAEKPQKDVKNDIMSLFEKSNMVSPFSLHQQQLAMLAQQQSLLMAAAAKSAVGDPKLSGKIQQPGSNGVNMPTQNWPNIGYQIPGMMMPVGGTAELQKLMQASNMGQAYSTGTSVELPTSSFYSMGQVTQSNVVGNNAVNATQPAPPILSASPSPSQSAKDYDFSSLTQGFFSKH, from the exons ATGAACGAGAAGGCCAACGTATCTAAGGAGCTTAATGGCAGGCACCGAAAG ATTCTGGAGGGGCTTCTTAAATTGCCAGAAAATAGGGAATGTGCTGACTGCAAAACCAA AGGTCCAAGATGGGCTAGCGTGAATTTAGGCATCTTTATATGCATGCAATGTTCTGGGGTCCACAGAAGTCTTGGGGTTCACATTTCGAAG GTACGATCTGCGACGTTGGATACATGGCTACCAGAGCAAGTTGCATTTATTCAAT CAATGGGAAATGAAAAGTCAAATAGTTATTGGGAAGCAGAGTTACCCCCAAACTATGACAGAGTAGGGATTGAGAATTTCATCCGTGCAAA GTATGAAGAGAAGAGATGGGTTTCCAAAGATGGGAAGCCAAACTCCCTGCCTAGAGGGCAGGACGAAAGGGCTTCAGTGCATTCGCAGAGACCTGGGGAAAGAAGTGGGCATGGGTATGCCAGCAATCCAGAAAATTCGTATGAGGAAAGAAAAAACCTTCACACTCCAAATGTAAAAGACAGTGTTCCTGCTACAAAAATTAGCATGCCTGCACCTCCCAGGGGACCCAATCAG GTTGCTCCTGTATCAAAGCCTCAACAAGCTGTTGAGACAACAGATTCACTAGTGGCTCCAGCCGAGGTGACAAAGAAGGCTGCAGATGCTGCTTCAGCTGTCTCTCACCCTAAAGTTGACTTAGCTACTGACCTTTTCAACATGCTTTCCTTTGATAGTCCTAGTGAAAATGGCTCAGAGGCTGCTCCAACGGATGATAATTCTTGGGCAGGCTTTCAGT CTGCCTCTGCTGAAGATGCATCACCTGCTGAAAATGCTAGTCCAGCTAAAGCAGTTGAGAATAATACCCGGTCAACATCTGCAATTGAGGATCTATTTAAAGATACACCACTATTTACAACTACACCAGTTGCAGAGAAACCCCAAAAAGATGTGAAAAATGATATTATGAGCCTTTTCGAGAAG TCGAATATGGTGTCACCTTTTTCCCTGCATCAACAACAACTTGCTATGCTGGCACAGCAACAGTCCCTTCTCATGGCCGCTGCAGCGAAATCTGCTGTTGGGGACCCGAAACTCTCTGGAAAAATTCAACAACCTGGATCCAATGGTGTCAATATGCCTACTCAAAATTGGCCAAACATTGGCTACCAAATTCCTGGAATGATGATGCCAGTAGGTGGAACTGCTGAACTTCAGAAACTTATGCAG GCAAGTAACATGGGACAGGCATATTCAACGGGGACTTCTGTCGAATTACCAACGTCCAG CTTTTACTCTATGGGCCAAGTAACACAAAGTAATGTTGTGGGAAATAATGCAGTCAATGCGACTCAACCAGCACCACCAATACTATCtgcatctccatctccatcacaGTCGGCGAAGGATTATGATTTTTCCTCATTGACACAAGGGTTCTTTTCAAAGCACTGA
- the LOC119987661 gene encoding agamous-like MADS-box protein AGL80, which translates to MTRKKVKLAYITNDSARKATFKKRKKGLMKKVSELSTLCGIDACAIVYSPYDSQPEVWPSPVGIQRVLSQFMKMPEMEQSKKMVNQESFLRQRIVKANEQLKKQRKDNREKEMIHVMFQTLTAGQSLQSLNMMDLSDLGWLIDQNLKEIQKAFEKNNNVNDSTTQAPSAPVSGPVLTNPNLEFEQLFEDQKPGTLGFGMNMQSQQWPMDMLNNQAQTGTGTGTGTGTWLPAGEDMILPFGENQPNAFWSSGFFR; encoded by the coding sequence ATGACGAGAAAGAAAGTGAAGCTTGCTTATATCACTAATGATTCTGCAAGAAAAGCAACCttcaaaaagagaaagaagggatTGATGAAGAAGGTGAGTGAATTGAGCACTCTTTGCGGCATTGATGCTTGTGCTATTGTGTACAGTCCCTATGACTCTCAGCCAGAGGTCTGGCCCTCTCCCGTTGGCATTCAACGCGTTCTGTCGCAGTTCATGAAGATGCCGGAGATGGAACAGAGCAAGAAGATGGTGAATCAAGAGAGCTTCCTCCGCCAGAGGATTGTCAAGGCGAACGAGCAGCTCAAGAAGCAGAGGAAGGATAATCGAGAGAAGGAAATGATTCATGTCATGTTCCAGACCCTGACTGCAGGACAATCGCTTCAGAGCTTGAACATGATGGACCTCAGCGATCTCGGATGGTTGATTGATCAAAACTTGAAGGAGATTCAGAAGGCGTTTGAGAAGAATAATAATGTGAATGATTCAACTACTCAAGCACCGTCTGCACCAGTGTCAGGGCCGGTTTTGACGAACCCTAATTTGGAGTTCGAGCAgctttttgaagatcaaaagccAGGGACGTTAGGTTTTGGGATGAACATGCAGAGTCAACAATGGCCTATGGATATGTTGAACAATCAAGCTCAAACGGGTACGGGTACGGGTACGGGCACGGGCACATGGTTACCGGCTGGGGAGGATATGATTTTGCCATTTGGGGAAAATCAACCAAATGCTTTTTGGTCCAGTGGATTTTTTCGTTGA